From the genome of Brassica oleracea var. oleracea cultivar TO1000 chromosome C4, BOL, whole genome shotgun sequence:
NNNNNNNNNNNNNNNNNNNNNNNNNNNNNNNNNNNNNNNNNNNNNNNNNNNNNNNNNNNNNNNNNNNNNNNNNNNNNNNNNNNNNNNNNNNNNNNNNNNNNNNNNNNNNNNNNNNNNNNNNNNNNNNNNNNNNNNNNNNNNNNNNNNNNNNNNNNNNNNNNNNNNNNNNNNNNNNNNNNNNNNNNNNNNNNNNNNNNNNNNNNNNNNNNNNNNNNNNNNNNNNNNNNNNNNNNNNNNNNNNNNNNNNNNNNNCTCCTTAAATGTTGGTATCCAAAGTTCAGCATAAGTTAACTTTTCGCTTTCCTTTTAGATGCCGCCAAGGAGAAGAACCACCCGTGCTCAGACCGCCAGAGCCGTTAGAGACGTTGTAGATGAGCATGAGCAGCACGCAGTTCCACCACCCGCGGCTCCACCAGTTGATCAGGATGCATTGAGACAGATGGTTCAGGATGCCGCTAGACAGGCCGCTCAGGAGGCACTTCAGCAGATTGCCCAGGAGGCAGCCAGGCAGGCCGCTCAGGAGGCCGCCCGAGTAGCTGCTCAGGAGGTTGCTCGTCAGATGGCTGCCGTTCAGCAGGGACCGCAGATTCAGGTTCAGCAAGTTCCACTAGTTCAGGTCCAACAGGATCATCAGATTTCAGCTCAGCATGATCATCAGGATCCCATTCAGCAGGTTCCCCTTCCACAGGTTCCTCTGCAGCAGGGTCCAGTTCAGCAGTTTGCTCATGGTGTTCAGGATCTACCGCCACCACCACCGCGACCTCATGTTTACCCGGTTTATAATGAGAGGTTCTACAGGCTGACATGTCAGATGAGAAACATGGAGATGGAGCATTTTAGCGGAACAGTGGATGCTGTAGCTGCACATGATTGGAAGTTAGCCTTGCAACGGAAGCTGGAGATTATTGAGTGTCCACCAGAGTTGTCGCTCAGATTGACTATGCAGTACCTTCGTGGAGATGCTCTTATATGGTGGGAGGGAATACGATTGAGCCATTTTGGGCCAGAGAGACTTACTTTCGCTGATTTCATTCGAGAGTTCGATAGGAAATACTTTCCGAAGGAAGCTATGGATAGGAAGAAATGCGAGTTCGAGCATGTAAGTCAGGGTAAGATGTCTATCAGGGAGTATGAGGTTGTGTTNNNNNNNNNNNNNNNNNNNNNNNNNNNNNNNNNNNNNNNNNNNNNNNNNNNNNNNNNNNNNNNNNNNNNNNNNNNNNNNNNNNNNNNNNNNNNNNNNNNNNNNNNNNNNNNNNNNNNNNNNNNNNNNNNNNNNNNNNNNNNNNNNNNNNNNNNNNNNNNNNNNNNNNNNNNNNNNNNNNNNNNNNNNNNNNNNNNNNNNNNNNNNNNNNNNNNNNNNNNNNNNNNNNNNNNNNNNNNNNNNNNNNNNNNNNNNNNNNNNNNNNNNNNNNNNNNNNNNNNNNNNNNNNNNNNNNNNNNNNNNNNNNNNNNNNNNNNNNNNNNNNNNNNNNNNNNNNNNNNNNNNNNNNNNNNNNNNNNNNNNNNNNNNNNNNNNNNNNNNNNNNNNNNNNNNNNNNNNNNNNNNNNNNNNNNNNNNNNNNNNNNNNNNNNNNNNNNNNNNNNNNNNNNNNNNNNNNNNNNNNNNNNNNNNNNNNNNNNNNNNNNNNNNNNNNNNNNNNNNNNNNNNNNNNNNNNNNNNNNNNNNNNNNNNNNNNNNNNNNNNNNNNNNNNNNNNNNNNNNNNNNNNNNNNNNNNNNNNNNNNNNNNNNNNNNNNNNNNNNNNNNNNNNNNNNNNNNNNNNNNNNNNNNNNNNNNNNNNNNNNNNNNNNNNNNNNNNNNNNNNNNNNNNNNNNNNNNNNNNNNNNNNNNNNNNNNNNNNNNNNNNNNNNNNNNNNNNNNNNNNNNNNNNNNNNNNNNNNNNNNNNNNNNNNNNNNNNNNNNNNNNNNNNNNNNNNNNNNNNNNNNNNNNNNNNNNNNNNNNNNNNNNNNNNNNNNNNNNNNNNNNNNNNNNNNNNNNNNNNNNNNNNNNNNNNNNNNNNNNNNNNNNNNNNNNNNNNNNNNNNNNNNNNNNNNNNNNNNNNNNNNNNNNNNNNNNNNNNNNNNNNNNNNNNNNNNNNNNNNNNNNNNNNNNNNNNNNNNNNNNNNNNNNNNNNNNNNNNNNNNNNNNNNNNNNNNNNNNNNNNNNNNNNNNNNNNNNNNNNNNNNNNNNNNNNNNNNNNNNNNNNNNNNNNNNNNNNNNNNNNNNNNNNNNNNNNNNNNNNNNNNNNNNNNNNNNNNNNNNNNNNNNNNNNNNNNNNNNNNNNNNNNNNNNNNNNNNNNNNNNNNNNNNNNNNNNNNNNNNNNNNNNNNNNNNNNNNNNNNNNNNNNNNNNNNNNNNNNNNNNNNNNNNNNNNNNNNNNNNNNNNNNNNNNNNNNNNNNNNNNNNNNNNNNNNNNNNNNNNNNNNNNNNNNNNNNNNNNNNNNNNNNNNNNNNNNNNNNNNNNNNNNNNNNNNNNNNNNNNNNNNNNNNNNNNNNNNNNNNNNNNNNNNNNNNNNNNNNNNNNNNNNNNNNNNNNNNNNNNNNNNNNNNNNNNNNNNNNNNNNNNNNNNNNNNNNNNNNNNNNNNNNNNNNNNNNNNNNNNNNNNNNNNNNNNNNNNNNNNNNNNNNNNNNNNNNNNNNNNNNNNNNNNNNNNNNNNNNNNNNNNNNNNNNNNNNNNNNNNNNNNNNNNNNNNNNNNNNNNNNNNNNNNNNNNNNNNNNNNNNNNNNNNNNNNNNNNNNNNNNNNNNNNNNNNNNNNNNNNNNNNNNNNNNNNNNNNNNNNNNNNNNNNNNNNNNNNNNNNNNNNNNNNNNNNNNNNNNNNNNNNNNNNNNNNNNNNNNNNNNNNNNNNNNNNNNNNNNNNNNNNNNNNNNNNNNNNNNNNNNNNNNNNNNNNNNNNNNNNNNNNNNNNNNNNNNNNNNNNNNNNNNNNNNNNNNNNNNNNNNNNNNNNNNNNNNNNNNNNNNNNNNNNNNNNNNNNNNNNNNNNNNNNNNNNNNNNNNNNNNNNNNNNNNNNNNNNNNNNNNNNNNNNNNNNNNNNNNNNNNNNNNNNNNNNNNNNNNNNNNNNNNNNNNNNNNNNNNNNNNNNNNNNNNNNNNNNNNNNNNNNNNNNNNNNNNNNNNNNNNNNNNNNNNNNNNNNNNNNNNNNNNNNNNNNNNNNNNNNNNNNNNNNNNNNNNNNNNNNNNNNNNNNNNNNNNNNNNNNNNNNNNNNNNNNNNNNNNNNNNNNNNNNNNNNNNNNNNNNNNNNNNNNNNNNNNNNNNNNNNNNNNNNNNNNNNNNNNNNNNNNNNNNNNNNNNNNNNNNNNNNNNNNNNNNNNNNNNNNNNNNNNNNNNNNNNNNNNNNNNNNNNNNNNNNNNNNNNNNNNNNNNNNNNNNNNNNNNNNNNNNNNNNNNNNNNNNNNNNNNNNNNNNNNNNNNNNNNNNNNNNNNNNNNNNNNNNNNNNNNNNNNNNNNNNNNNNNNNNNNNNNNNNNNNNNNNNNNNNNNNNNNNNNNNNNNNNNNNNNNNNNNNNNNNNNNNNNNNNNNNNNNNNNNNNNNNNNNNNNNNNNNNNNNNNNNNNNNNNNNNNNNNNNNNNNNNNNNNNNNNNNNNNNNNNNNNNNNNNNNNNNNNNNNNNNNNNNNNNNNNNNNNNNNNNNNNNNNNNNNNNNNNNNNNNNNNNNNNNNNNNNNNNNNNNNNNNNNNNNNNNNNNNNNNNNNNNNNNNNNNNNNNNNNNNNNNNNNNNNNNNNNNNNNNNNNNNNNNNNNNNNNNNNNNNNNNNNNNNNNNNNNNNNNNNNNNNNNNNNNNNNNNNNNNNNNNNNNNNNNNNNNNNNNNNNNNNNNNNNNNNNNNNNNNNNNNNNNNNNNNNNNNNNNNNNNNNNNNNNNNNNNNNNNNNNNNNNNNNNNNNNNNNNNNNNNNNNNNNNNNNNNNNNNNNNNNNNNNNNNNNNNNNNNNNNNNNNNNNNNNNNNNNNNNNNNNNNNNNNNNNNNNNNNNNNNNNNNNNNNNNNNNNNNNNNNNNNNNNNNNNNNNNNNNNNNNNNNNNNNNNNNNNNNNNNNNNNNNNNNNNNNNNNNNNNNNNNNNNNNNNNNNNNNNNNNNNNNNNNNNNNNNNNNNNNNNNNNNNNNNNNNNNNNNNNNNNNNNNNNNNNNNNNNNNNNNNNNNNNNNNNNNNNNNNNNNNNNNNNNNNNNNNNNNNNNNNNNNNNNNNNNNNNNNNNNNNNNNNNNNNNNNNNNNNNNNNNNNNNNNNNNNNNNNNNNNNNNNNNNNNNNNNNNNNNNNNNNNNNNNNNNNNNNNNNNNNNNNNNNNNNNNNNNNNNNNNNNNNNNNNNNNNNNNNCCATCCCCAACTTCTTTAAAGAGAAAGAGAGAGAGAGGGAGAGAGAGAGAGAGAGAGAGAGAGAGAGAGAAAGAGAGAGAAATCTCACATGAGCTCGTCGCCGGAGCAACTGTGTGCCGTGATCACGTTCAGCTTGCCACCACCGATAAACGCCCTAGNAGACGAAGCCGCACGCGCCTCCCGAAGATTCGCCTCGGCGCGTGCGTGAAACACACGCGCCACCGCCGTCCGCTGGAGCCACCGCGAGTTCTGGCCACGCGCCGCCGTCTCCGACCAACGTTCGCCGGAGCCGCCGTGACCGACCACCGTCCGTCCGCCGCCGAGAAGCCGCCGCCGCGTCGCCGCCTCGCCGCCGTCGCCGCAGTTGATTTTCAGGTAAGCCGCCGGGGACCGACACCGGTGACTCGCCGGTGACTCGCCAACTCGGCCGAGTCAACCCGGTGAGTCAACTCGGTGACTCGGTCAACCTGTGGTTTGACCGGTTTAAATCGATTTCGATTCGGTTAGGTTAAACCGGTTGGATAAAATCAATTGGAAATCGGTTAGGGAAAACCGGATTAATTAATTAATTAATTAATTAATTAAATAATTAATCTTTGACCAACGGGTTGACTTTTCCGTAAATACTCGTTTTAAACCGTTCGAAAGGCGTTCTGACTCGAAATTTCGATCTGATTTCAGATTTGGAGTCCATTTGAGCAGCTGGAGTTCATAGATACCACTTCTTATTGCTAAGGTGAGGGTCTATTCCCGAACTCCTCTTATTCGGCTTAGGACCTCGAATAAATATAGTTTATTTCTAATGTGTTCCGTCTGTGTGAAATCGAGTCTGTCATTGCTTGTTTAGTTTTAGGTTCTTTGCATAAACCGGAACTAGGGGGTTAGAGGATTCAACATTGATTGTTTCACTTAATGTAAATTCTTAGCTAGGATTGTTTTTGTTTGGAGACGGATACAGAGTCGGACTGCTGTATGCCGGATTGTATGGAGGTCACGGCCAACTTTAGTCGACCGGTTGAGCCGTAGACTGGAAGTGTCGATAAATCGTCTACGGGCGTGTGTTACCGAGCACTTTTTCGGTGTGTGTATGAACCGAGCACCTTTTCGGTAGTGTTTTGGCCTGTTAGTGGGCGGCGAGTGTGCACCTCGCTAGGACCATTGTTTGTTGCTTGAGTACTTTAGGTACTGTGTTTGACATGCATTAGAATTAAATTATATTTATTCGGAGTGCTATGTCCGGGTCCATGGACTTCGGGGTAGCATCCCATACCTCGCTGAGCGATTCCCCTGTCGCTCACCCCTCATTCTTTCCCCCTTTTAGGTGAGACCGATGAGCAGGAGTGATTATCGGACCGATGCTATTGGACTTTTGGGCTTCTATTGCTTTTACCGCTTTTATCTTTATCGGGCCTTTAGGCCTTTGGACTTTTATCGTTTATGTTATTCCTATTTCAGACTTTCGGTTTATGTCGTATTTTATATTTCGAATGTTATCGATGTTGGGCTTTTAGACCTTTTGGAAACGTATTGACTTTCATATTATGATATGAAGATTATTATTATTTGAGTTGTATTATTATTTCCGCTTTTATCAATTTATTATATTTCAAAAGTGGCGGGTGTCTCAAAATTACTATGCAGCCAGAAACTCAAAGGCAATGAAAAAACGCATTACCCTTGGACTTTTGGGCTTCTATTGCTTTTACCGCTTTTATCTTTATCGGGCCTTTAGGCCTTTGGACTTTTATCGTTTATGTTATTCCTATTTCAGACTTTCGGTTTATGTCGTATTTTATATTTCGAATGTTATCGATGTTGGGCTTTTAGACCTTTTGGAAACGTATTGACTTTCATATTATGATATGAAGATTATTATTATTTGAGTTGTATTATTATTTCCGCTTTTATCAATTTATTATATTTCAAAAGTGGCGGGTGTCTCAAAATTACTATGCAGACAGAAACTCAAAGGCAATGAAAAAAACGCATTACCCTAAAACTTCTTGTGGAGCTCTACTATGCTGGAGTAATAGATGATGGTAACATCCTCATCAATATTATTATGGATGCCAGAAGACAGAGATGAGATGCCACCCAAACAAATTTGACACTTCTTGCCAGTTTTGCTAGGCAAGAAAGATTTTTTCTTGGTCTTCCCTATTTCTGGAGAAAGATAAGTGTAAAATTGGCGAATGCTAAAGGGGAGGTTAGCAAAGACAGTGCGCATCTTCATATGAAAAGCTGAGGAATCCATATGACTATCTCTATCTAAATATCTCAATAGTAAATTTTGTATAACTCAATTGGGTTTTCTTGTTCTCCTTGGGTCTAGATTTAGTGGAGTTGATTACAGAAAAGCATAGAAGATGTAACATAACTGTAATCACATAATTGATGAGTGTATGGGTAGTTTCGTAGGTTTCTTGTCACACACTGACTCACTGGAGCCCTATAACATGGAAGCCCAAAAAGAAAGTTAAAAGGTTTCTATCAAGAAAATGAAAACATAGTTGTATTACTATTATGGATAAAACAAGGATTACTAGTAGTAGTACTATACCTTTTGGCCCTTTTATGTTCGTCAGATTAATTTTTATCACTCCAGTGTCCATTATGTTACTTCTTCGTCCTTTTGGTTTCAAAGCTGTCGATTCTGGTCGGAATCATAATACCCCAACTTGACTCTTTGAGTCTTGTTAGAAGAAGTCAAGAAGGCCAATAACATGAAGTGAGAGATGGCATTCAGTCTTTAGTATTTGTCATGTAATTGCTACATATCAAACATGAAACGGATCAAGTATCACGGAATAGCTAAGTACACACTTCTTAATTATGGTAAAGAGGACAAAAAGAAGAGAGTGAAATTTGTTGCAAAGAAGTCAAAAGTGTAGTCACGAGAGCAGCGACAAATGCGGAATAAAACAATCAAAAGACTCAAAAAGCTTTCTTAACATCAACAGTTCGGATTTGTGTAAGAACAAAAGAAAGAGCGGAGATTACGGGGACCAACAGTGACGTCGACCTCTCCCACCCCGTCGGTGCCCAATCTCACCAACTTTGTTTCAATCAATGCTCACTTTTTCTAATCCTATTAACAATTATTCCTAAATAAAAATGTGGGTTGATAAGAAAATGTCGCATGCTCTACCATATAACTATAGGGATACACTACCATTGTTGTTTACTTTCTTAACAATACTATCCACTTGATTATGAATTGTTTATATAGTTCACTAACGTAAGAACATACATTAGTAGATAACTGATAATGAAATCTACATTAAATCATTGTACCCTTAATTATTAATATATATATATATATTATTGTTACGTTAGTGAACAATAATCAGTTCATGTGAATCAATTCTTCGCTAGATTCTTGTTGTGACAAGAGTCCTATTACACCACTAAACATATTTTTTTTCATCATTGTGCTTCATATTCTTTTCGAGTGATCGATGGCAGAAAATTGTGTTTTTTTTTCTTCTTTTCTTTTTGGGTAGATAGATATGGAACCAAGTTCTGGATATTAATAAAGTGATTTATATGTGTTATAAGTTATAACATAGGATCAGATTTTAGAGAAAGAAAACCATTTTATTTCTCTTTTGGCTTTCTTAAATGTTAGTTAATTAGGACCATAGACGTTGGCAAGGACTTCGTTGATATCTTGAAGCTTATTCATATTATTTGGAGTCAGAACAAAAGTTGATCCCTTAGAGTAGGTTTGAATATTAAGATCATATCTACGTACTGAAAGTTGAAATAATATGGACAAGAAGAAGTTGTAGAATTCAAAGAGACAAAGAAATCAAGCCAATTTTTTTCATGGTATCAGATTCCTATGGTTAAGCTTTTGTTGTTTTTGGACTGAAAAAAAAAAGGAAAAGAAAAGAAAAAATGAAGGTTTGTGGATAGAAAGGAACAAGAGAAGACATTGGGAGTATCCTTCTCCTGCTGCAGTTTTGATAAAAAGGCTCAACAAAAATATGAGAAATATGTTCACTGTGATTCGGAAAACAGGTGATAAGGAGTATGCGGGTGGAATGGAGTATTGGTTTGAAACCAGATAGAGAGATCATAGTATTGAGAAATTGTTGAGAAGCATTAGAAAGAATTAGATCTTTTTATTTACTTTCAAAAAGTTACTAGTTTGTAAAAAATATCTTTTGTTTCTTTGAATTAAATTTAACATTGAAGGTTTGTGTTCATCTAGCCAAAAAAATGCATGCCTGGATGCACAAACCTGCTTACCTAAACTATGAAATTACAATTAGATACTAAAAGAAATATAGAGTAAATGCAATTACACAATCAAAGGGATTGATATCCATAATGTACATGGTTTTCCTTGATTGTCAAGTGACTGAGATCACAGTTACTAGAGCTCGTGATTGACCTTAATTAATTGTCACTGTCAAGATAGCTTAAAAACAGAGTGGCCAATCTAATTTGAGATATGACCAAATCATACCACATGATCCACTAACAAGAAGATTTCTAGGCAACTTATCAAGTACTATACATCGGCAATTACTCTTTGGCTATTATTGTCTTTAGCTTTGGAAACTTTGTTGTTGTCTGTAGCTTTGGGATACCCTACCTAGTACCTACTGCACATTTAATGAATATGTTACGCATTTGAAGGTAAAATCAATATTATTATTTTTTTTGGATTTTATAGTTTTTACATTAGTTATTTTGAGTCTCTTCCATCCATTTGAGTTGCTACTGATTCGGACTGTGAGCACATATGTAACCTTCGACATCATTGGCTTTGATCAATGTAGCAATCATCTTAGTCAGACGCATATAACGTTTCCCGTACATTATTGGTCAAGTCTTACTGAAAATTTTCCTCTGTGAATTTTCCCCTGTTCGTGTAAGTATGAGAGAGTTGATTACATGCACATTATTGGTCTTTTAATTATATTTAAGTACATAAATATAGAAATAAATCGTCTTAATCAATCATATAGATGATAATATGATATACATGGTACGAAGAAAATATTTGTATTATCGGTCGTTGTATTCATATGTAACAACCACCGCCACCTTATCGTCCTTATCCCCACCATATTACATGATTATAGAATGACTTTTCAGCAAAAATACACACATCAAATTCTCAATTCTTTGGAATATTTGGCAGGTACATAAAACATAATAATACATTTAAATAATTGTCACAGAAACCGTTGACCAAAAAAAAAAAAAAATTTGTCGCAGAAACTTAAAAAAATTATACGTACGTACGTACGTATGCAACTGCAGTTCTCGTTCTTTATTATTTATGGCTCATTCCTTTGTTAATAAAGGTCACGCGTAGTGAGAGATATACACTTTAAAAATAGATCCTTTGCAGGTTATGTGTTCTTGCTAGCTTCTTCCTCCGTGATTTATTGACTCTTTTTTGTCTTCTCAAGGCGTATTTAGATAGAATCATTCTCCCATAAAGAGAGAGAGAGACAGAGACAATAAGAAAAACAAAAGCATTGCTCTTTACTCTACTTTGTCATCTCCCTTCTGTAAGAACTGTTACGACGGAGACTGTTCATGCTCTCTGTTTCTCGTGTTCTTATGACAGATTAGATTTGTCTTTAGGGCTGTCTTATCGATACTGCCTAGAGAGTGTGTGTGTGTAATAGATTATTATTAAATATACTCTGTTTTTACCACGATGCAAAGAGTACACAACAAGCCAGTTGACTCCATCGGAAAATCACCGTCCGCCACCGTTAAGCATCATTTAATAAAACAGAGCAGCGGCGGAGTCACGACGGCGGTGACGGCGGCGGATATGCAGGAGCCGAGCATTGATACGGATAAACTCAGCTACGAGATTTTCTCCATCCTCGAAAGCAAGTTTCTTTTCGGGTACGATGACCCGAGCCCCGAGCAAGAAACGTCACCAACGGTTGCTGAACCTCTAAACGGCGTCGTTCCGGGGTCAGTCAAGAACCAGAGAGGGAAAGTATGCGTTTTGAGCATCGACGGCGGCGGGATGAGAGGGATCATACCCGGGAAGGCTTTGGCTTATCTGGAGCAAGCGTTGAAATCGAAGTCGGGCGACCCGAACGCCCGAATCGCCGACTACTTCGACGTCGCTTCCGGTTCAGGCATCGGCGGAGTTTTCACGGCGATGCTTTTCGCTTCGAGCGACGGTGACCGTCCGATCTTTAACGCGGATGACACGTGGAAGTTTTTAGCGAAGAACGGTAAAAGATTTTATAAACCAGCGTCCGGGACCGGGAGGATACTAAACCGGGTTATGCAAACCGGGTCGGGTTCGAAGAAGCTGGAGAAATCGATGAAGGAGTCATTCGCTGAGATGACGCTCAAGGACACGCTCAAACCGGTTCTGATTCCTTGTTACGACCTCACGAGCTCCGCACCGTTCCTTTTCTCACGCGCCGACGCGTTGGAAACGGACGGCTACGATTTCAAGCTGTGGGAGGTTTGTAGAGCCACGTGGGCCGAGCCGGGAGTGTTCGAGCCCGTGGAGATGAGATCGGTGGATGGTAAAACGCGGTGCGTTGCGGTTGATGGTGGATTAGCGATGAGTAATCCGACTGCTGCTGCGATCACTCACGTGTTGCATAACAAGGAAGAGTTTCCTTTCGTTAGAGGCGTTGAGGATTTACTTGTGCTGTCTCTTGGTACTGGACAGTTGGTGGATGTCAAGTATGAATGTGATAACGTTATGAAGTGGAAGGCTAAGCAATGGGCTCGACCCGCGGTCAGAATTTCTGCAGATGGTGCGGCTGATACTGTGGATCAGGCGGTTTCCATGGCGTTTGGTCAGTGTAGGAGTAACTATGTCCGTATTCAGGTAAAAGCTTATGTGGTTATTGTAATTCAGGTCATCGAAAAGTCTATGCCTAGTAACCAGAGCCGTTCATGAGTAGTCACGTTAAACATTAGTTTATAGTCCATAAATTTAAAAATATAATTTACATAAATATAAGCATTCAAATTTGTTTAAAAATTAACTAAATTCCTTAGTAAATTAATATTCGTGTGATTTTAATAGGCGGATGGGTCAAGCTTTGGTCCGTGCAGACCAAACATAGACACGGACGCTAGTGCAAGCAATGTGAATATGCTTGTGGGAGTAGCGGAAGAGATGTTGAAGCAGAAGAACGTGGAATCGGTTATGTTTGGTGGTAAAAAAATCAGTGAAGAAAGCAATTTCGAGAAGCTGGATTGGTTAGCTGGTGAGCTCGTGCTTGAACACCAGAGGAGGAGTTGCAGAATTGCTCCCACTGTAGCGTTCAAGCAATCAAGCGACAGAAGAACTGTTCAGAAGACAATCTTCAAGGATATTGATTGTATGTTTTGAAGATATTGTTCATCTTCTTTTCTTAATTGTATAGATTAATGTTTTGACTTTTGAGTTTGGAGAAGAAAGCGAAACATCTTCTTCAAAAAGGTTTCATTCTCGTCCATTCTAGTAGTATATCCTAAGAGGTGTGTGATTTTTGCTTAATTTGATTGGAGACAAGATATCTTTTTGCAATGATTTGATGTAACGTAAGCTCAGAGATGTGAACTTGGGAGCGTGATGAATATAACGTTTCAAGAAGCTGTTATGAAATCGTACTCATTGGGGGCTCAGTAAAGAAGTCGTTGTCTTGAATTTTTTAAAATTACTTTGTTGGTCCAACTTGGGATGGTTCCAAGGGCAATAAGAAAACAAGTGCTGTCGTTCTTGTGCGTGTGCATGGACCGAAGTCATGGTGCAGGGAACGTTATAGATGTATGAAAAAGCAGCACGTCTTCTTGTCGGTTTTAGGACTCGAGTGACCGACACAATATTACTCAACTTCAGTTTACTATGTTTACTGAAAAATACTCTAGTTTGCAAATATGAATGTTTGTCAAATATATGGAGTTCAGATGGATATACTACACTCTACACACCTACCAGGGATCCTTTCCAATGTAGTCTACAGTCTACCCACCTAATATGGATCGATCTTTATGAATATATTATGTTTATGATACCACAAATTTAATTCTTATCCCTCTTTTCTTCTCCGTGCTACCATAGTCAAAATCTTTTCAAATTTGTCTACGTCCTATTTTCAAGAACATCTTTAGTGAGAA
Proteins encoded in this window:
- the LOC106342498 gene encoding patatin-like protein 6, with translation MQRVHNKPVDSIGKSPSATVKHHLIKQSSGGVTTAVTAADMQEPSIDTDKLSYEIFSILESKFLFGYDDPSPEQETSPTVAEPLNGVVPGSVKNQRGKVCVLSIDGGGMRGIIPGKALAYLEQALKSKSGDPNARIADYFDVASGSGIGGVFTAMLFASSDGDRPIFNADDTWKFLAKNGKRFYKPASGTGRILNRVMQTGSGSKKLEKSMKESFAEMTLKDTLKPVLIPCYDLTSSAPFLFSRADALETDGYDFKLWEVCRATWAEPGVFEPVEMRSVDGKTRCVAVDGGLAMSNPTAAAITHVLHNKEEFPFVRGVEDLLVLSLGTGQLVDVKYECDNVMKWKAKQWARPAVRISADGAADTVDQAVSMAFGQCRSNYVRIQADGSSFGPCRPNIDTDASASNVNMLVGVAEEMLKQKNVESVMFGGKKISEESNFEKLDWLAGELVLEHQRRSCRIAPTVAFKQSSDRRTVQKTIFKDIDCMF